From Girardinichthys multiradiatus isolate DD_20200921_A chromosome 3, DD_fGirMul_XY1, whole genome shotgun sequence, the proteins below share one genomic window:
- the LOC124865551 gene encoding C-type lectin domain family 4 member F-like isoform X4 — MMFCSVAALKASAAASVFQHLMMAMELTSRYISENSLWKTTKGADVDASPGEMYETLLVFQKEEKADMTTNPGEKPEERVSTATKVQAAVKSRITLVCLGKLFLLVVVVVLVVLLVNITMVMKKQEAIISDLAAKNKHLILGNRNLTNPTEQLLVENKVLENRTKQLLVENKVLQNQTEQLLVEKKILENQTEQLLVENKVLENQTEQLLVENKVLQNQTKQLLVDNKVLENRTKQHLVEKKILENQTEQLLMENKVLQNKTKQLLVENKVLENRTKQHLVQNKVLENQTEQLLVEKKILENQTEQLLVENKVLENRTKQLLMENKVPQNQTKQHLVQNKVQENQTEQPLGENKVLENRTKQHLVQNKVLENQTEQLLVEKTILENQTEQLLVENKVLENRTKQLLMENKVLQNQTKQHLVQNKVQENQTEQPLGENKVLENRTKQLLMENKVLQNQTKQHLVQNKVLENQTEQLLVEKKILENQTEQPLVENKVLENRTEQLLLENKVLQNQTEQLLVEKRSLSEQTKQLMEKTRILENKTAEMRKERDNLNWTLEVILTFENFPVKDFCPQRKCKPCLDGWIMLKKSCYLFNYESSPWKTWEQSRQYCRTKGADLVVIDSLEEQKFVSNRSSYYLDKWHGYWLGLREVNSNWTWVDGRIDTLKYWINGIYGTPGPYALLIPQKNYSENWDPAENKFENRFICERDVLIRSD, encoded by the exons ATGATGTTTTGTTCAGTTGCTGCTTTAAAAGCATCTGCAGCAGCTTCTGTTTTCCAACATTTAATGATGGCTATGGAACTCACTTCACgttatatttctgaaaactcTCTCTGGAAAACCACAAAAG GGGCAGATGTGGACGCCTCTCCAGGAGAGATGTATGAAACCCTGCTGGTATTTCAAAAAG AGGAAAAAGCAGACATGACAACTAATCCTGGAGAAAAACCTGAAGAACGTGTCTCTACTGCAACAA AAGTTCAAGCAGCGGTGAAATCTCGCATCACTCTGGTGTGTTTGGGGAAACTTTTTCttctggtggtggtggtggtgctcGTTGTCCTCCTGGTCAATA TAACCATGGTGATGAAGAAACAGGAAGCAATCATCAGTGACCTCGCAGCCAAAAATAAGCATTTGATTCTGGGAAACAGAAACCTGACAAATCCGACCGAGCAACTTCTG GTGGAGAACAAAGTCCTAGAGAATCGGACCAAGCAGCTTCTGGTGGAGAACAAAGTCCTACAGAACCAGACCGAGCAACTTCTGGTGGAGAAAAAAATCCTAGAGAACCAGACCGAGCAACTTCTGGTGGAGAACAAAGTCCTAGAGAACCAGACCGAGCAACTTCTGGTGGAGAACAAAGTCCTGCAAAATCAGACCAAGCAACTTCTGGTGGACAACAAAGTCCTAGAGAATCGGACTAAGCAACATCTGGTGGAGAAAAAAATCCTAGAGAACCAGACCGAGCAGCTTCTGATGGAGAACAAAGTCCTGCAAAATAAGACCAAGCAACTTCTGGTGGAGAACAAAGTCCTAGAGAATCGGACCAAGCAACATCTGGTGCAGAACAAAGTCCTAGAGAACCAGACCGAGCAACTTCTGGTGGAGAAAAAAATCCTAGAGAACCAGACCGAGCAGCTTCTGGTGGAGAACAAAGTCCTAGAGAATCGGACCAAGCAGCTTCTGATGGAGAACAAAGTCCCGCAGAATCAGACCAAGCAACATCTGGTGCAGAACAAAGTCCAAGAAAACCAGACCGAGCAACCTCTGGGGGAGAACAAAGTCCTAGAGAATCGGACCAAGCAACATCTGGTGCAGAACAAAGTCCTAGAGAACCAGACCGAGCAACTTCTGGTGGAGAAAACAATCCTAGAGAACCAGACCGAGCAGCTTCTGGTGGAGAACAAAGTCCTAGAGAATCGGACCAAGCAGCTTCTGATGGAGAACAAAGTCCTGCAGAATCAGACCAAGCAACATCTGGTGCAGAACAAAGTCCAAGAAAACCAGACCGAGCAACCTCTGGGGGAGAACAAAGTCCTAGAGAATCGGACCAAGCAGCTTCTGATGGAGAACAAAGTCCTGCAGAATCAGACCAAGCAACATCTGGTGCAGAACAAAGTCCTAGAGAACCAGACCGAGCAACTTCTGGTGGAGAAAAAAATCCTAGAGAACCAGACCGAGCAACCTCTGGTGGAGAACAAAGTTCTAGAGAATCGGACCGAGCAACTTCTGCTGGAGAACAAAGTCCTACAGAACCAGACTGAGCAACTTCTGGTGGAGAAGAGAAGCCTAAGTGAGCAGACTAAGCAGCTGATGGAAAAGACCAGAATCCTAGAGAATAAAACTGCAGAGAtgagaaaagaaagagacaaCCTCAACTGGACTCTGGAGGTCATCCTGACATTTGAGAACTTTCCAGTGAAAGACTTTTGTCCCCAAAGAA AGTGTAAGCCCTGTCTGGATGGTTGGATTATGTTGAAGAAAAGCTGCTACCTGTTTAACTATGAATCCTCTCCATGGAAGACTTGGGAACAAAGTCGACAGTATTGCAGAACCAAAGGTGCAGATCTGGTTGTTATTGACAGTCTGGAAGAACAG AAATTTGTAAGTAATCGCTCCAGTTACTACCTTGACAAGTGGCATGGATACTGGTTGGGGTTACGAGAAGTTAACAGTAACTGGACCTGGGTTGATGGACGCATTGATACTCTGAA GTACTGGATTAATGGGATTTATGGTACTCCAGGTCCATATGCTCTGCTGATCCCTCAGAAGAATTACAGTGAGAACTGGGACCCAGCAGAGAATAAGTTTGAGAACCGGTTTATCTGTGAGCGTGACGTCCTGATAAGATCAGATTAA
- the LOC124865551 gene encoding C-type lectin domain family 4 member F-like isoform X3: MMFCSVAALKASAAASVFQHLMMAMELTSRYISENSLWKTTKGADVDASPGEMYETLLVFQKEEKADMTTNPGEKPEERVSTATKVQAAVKSRITLVCLGKLFLLVVVVVLVVLLVNITMVMKKQEAIISDLAAKNKHLILGNRNLTNPTEQLLVENKVLQNQTEQLLVENKVLENRTKQLLVENKVLQNQTEQLLVEKKILENQTEQLLVENKVLENQTEQLLVENKVLQNQTKQLLVDNKVLENRTKQHLVEKKILENQTEQLLMENKVLQNKTKQLLVENKVLENRTKQHLVQNKVLENQTEQLLVEKKILENQTEQLLVENKVLENRTKQLLMENKVPQNQTKQHLVQNKVQENQTEQPLGENKVLENRTKQHLVQNKVLENQTEQLLVEKTILENQTEQLLVENKVLENRTKQLLMENKVLQNQTKQHLVQNKVQENQTEQPLGENKVLENRTKQLLMENKVLQNQTKQHLVQNKVLENQTEQLLVEKKILENQTEQPLVENKVLENRTEQLLLENKVLQNQTEQLLVEKRSLSEQTKQLMEKTRILENKTAEMRKERDNLNWTLEVILTFENFPVKDFCPQRKCKPCLDGWIMLKKSCYLFNYESSPWKTWEQSRQYCRTKGADLVVIDSLEEQKFVSNRSSYYLDKWHGYWLGLREVNSNWTWVDGRIDTLKYWINGIYGTPGPYALLIPQKNYSENWDPAENKFENRFICERDVLIRSD; this comes from the exons ATGATGTTTTGTTCAGTTGCTGCTTTAAAAGCATCTGCAGCAGCTTCTGTTTTCCAACATTTAATGATGGCTATGGAACTCACTTCACgttatatttctgaaaactcTCTCTGGAAAACCACAAAAG GGGCAGATGTGGACGCCTCTCCAGGAGAGATGTATGAAACCCTGCTGGTATTTCAAAAAG AGGAAAAAGCAGACATGACAACTAATCCTGGAGAAAAACCTGAAGAACGTGTCTCTACTGCAACAA AAGTTCAAGCAGCGGTGAAATCTCGCATCACTCTGGTGTGTTTGGGGAAACTTTTTCttctggtggtggtggtggtgctcGTTGTCCTCCTGGTCAATA TAACCATGGTGATGAAGAAACAGGAAGCAATCATCAGTGACCTCGCAGCCAAAAATAAGCATTTGATTCTGGGAAACAGAAACCTGACAAATCCGACCGAGCAACTTCTGGTGGAGAACAAAGTCCTACAGAACCAGACCGAGCAACTTCTG GTGGAGAACAAAGTCCTAGAGAATCGGACCAAGCAGCTTCTGGTGGAGAACAAAGTCCTACAGAACCAGACCGAGCAACTTCTGGTGGAGAAAAAAATCCTAGAGAACCAGACCGAGCAACTTCTGGTGGAGAACAAAGTCCTAGAGAACCAGACCGAGCAACTTCTGGTGGAGAACAAAGTCCTGCAAAATCAGACCAAGCAACTTCTGGTGGACAACAAAGTCCTAGAGAATCGGACTAAGCAACATCTGGTGGAGAAAAAAATCCTAGAGAACCAGACCGAGCAGCTTCTGATGGAGAACAAAGTCCTGCAAAATAAGACCAAGCAACTTCTGGTGGAGAACAAAGTCCTAGAGAATCGGACCAAGCAACATCTGGTGCAGAACAAAGTCCTAGAGAACCAGACCGAGCAACTTCTGGTGGAGAAAAAAATCCTAGAGAACCAGACCGAGCAGCTTCTGGTGGAGAACAAAGTCCTAGAGAATCGGACCAAGCAGCTTCTGATGGAGAACAAAGTCCCGCAGAATCAGACCAAGCAACATCTGGTGCAGAACAAAGTCCAAGAAAACCAGACCGAGCAACCTCTGGGGGAGAACAAAGTCCTAGAGAATCGGACCAAGCAACATCTGGTGCAGAACAAAGTCCTAGAGAACCAGACCGAGCAACTTCTGGTGGAGAAAACAATCCTAGAGAACCAGACCGAGCAGCTTCTGGTGGAGAACAAAGTCCTAGAGAATCGGACCAAGCAGCTTCTGATGGAGAACAAAGTCCTGCAGAATCAGACCAAGCAACATCTGGTGCAGAACAAAGTCCAAGAAAACCAGACCGAGCAACCTCTGGGGGAGAACAAAGTCCTAGAGAATCGGACCAAGCAGCTTCTGATGGAGAACAAAGTCCTGCAGAATCAGACCAAGCAACATCTGGTGCAGAACAAAGTCCTAGAGAACCAGACCGAGCAACTTCTGGTGGAGAAAAAAATCCTAGAGAACCAGACCGAGCAACCTCTGGTGGAGAACAAAGTTCTAGAGAATCGGACCGAGCAACTTCTGCTGGAGAACAAAGTCCTACAGAACCAGACTGAGCAACTTCTGGTGGAGAAGAGAAGCCTAAGTGAGCAGACTAAGCAGCTGATGGAAAAGACCAGAATCCTAGAGAATAAAACTGCAGAGAtgagaaaagaaagagacaaCCTCAACTGGACTCTGGAGGTCATCCTGACATTTGAGAACTTTCCAGTGAAAGACTTTTGTCCCCAAAGAA AGTGTAAGCCCTGTCTGGATGGTTGGATTATGTTGAAGAAAAGCTGCTACCTGTTTAACTATGAATCCTCTCCATGGAAGACTTGGGAACAAAGTCGACAGTATTGCAGAACCAAAGGTGCAGATCTGGTTGTTATTGACAGTCTGGAAGAACAG AAATTTGTAAGTAATCGCTCCAGTTACTACCTTGACAAGTGGCATGGATACTGGTTGGGGTTACGAGAAGTTAACAGTAACTGGACCTGGGTTGATGGACGCATTGATACTCTGAA GTACTGGATTAATGGGATTTATGGTACTCCAGGTCCATATGCTCTGCTGATCCCTCAGAAGAATTACAGTGAGAACTGGGACCCAGCAGAGAATAAGTTTGAGAACCGGTTTATCTGTGAGCGTGACGTCCTGATAAGATCAGATTAA
- the LOC124865551 gene encoding C-type lectin domain family 4 member F-like isoform X2 — protein sequence MMFCSVVALKVSAAASVFQHLTMAMELTSGCIYENSVQKTRKGADVDASPGEIYENPLVFQKEEKADMTTNPGEKPEERVSTATKVQAAVKSRITLVCLGKLFLLVVVVVLVVLLVNITMVMKKQEAIISDLAAKNKHLILGNRNLTNPTEQLLVENKVLQNQTEQLLVEKKILENQTEQLLVENKVLENRTKQLLVENKVLQNQTEQLLVEKKILENQTEQLLVENKVLENQTEQLLVENKVLQNQTKQLLVDNKVLENRTKQHLVEKKILENQTEQLLMENKVLQNKTKQLLVENKVLENRTKQHLVQNKVLENQTEQLLVEKKILENQTEQLLVENKVLENRTKQLLMENKVPQNQTKQHLVQNKVQENQTEQPLGENKVLENRTKQHLVQNKVLENQTEQLLVEKTILENQTEQLLVENKVLENRTKQLLMENKVLQNQTKQHLVQNKVQENQTEQPLGENKVLENRTKQLLMENKVLQNQTKQHLVQNKVLENQTEQLLVEKKILENQTEQPLVENKVLENRTEQLLLENKVLQNQTEQLLVEKRSLSEQTKQLMEKTRILENKTAEMRKERDNLNWTLEVILTFENFPVKDFCPQRKCKPCLDGWIMLKKSCYLFNYESSPWKTWEQSRQYCRTKGADLVVIDSLEEQKFVSNRSSYYLDKWHGYWLGLREVNSNWTWVDGRIDTLKYWINGIYGTPGPYALLIPQKNYSENWDPAENKFENRFICERDVLIRSD from the exons ATGATGTTTTGTTCAGTCGTTGCTTTAAAAGTGTCTGCAGCAGCTTCTGTTTTCCAACATTTAACGATGGCTATGGAACTCACTTCAGGTTGTATTTATGAAAACTCTGTCCAGAAAACCAGAAAAG GAGCAGATGTGGACGCCTCTCCAGGAGAGATTTATGAAAACCCGCTGGTGTTTCAAAAAG AGGAAAAAGCAGACATGACGACTAATCCTGGAGAAAAACCTGAAGAACGTGTCTCTACTGCAACAA AAGTTCAAGCAGCGGTGAAATCTCGCATCACTCTGGTGTGTTTGGGGAAACTTTTTCttctggtggtggtggtggtgctcGTTGTCCTCCTGGTCAATA TAACCATGGTGATGAAGAAACAGGAAGCAATCATCAGTGACCTCGCAGCCAAAAATAAGCATTTGATTCTGGGAAACAGAAACCTGACAAATCCGACCGAGCAACTTCTGGTGGAGAACAAAGTCCTACAGAACCAGACCGAGCAACTTCTGGTGGAGAAAAAAATCCTAGAGAACCAGACCGAGCAACTTCTGGTGGAGAACAAAGTCCTAGAGAATCGGACCAAGCAGCTTCTGGTGGAGAACAAAGTCCTACAGAACCAGACCGAGCAACTTCTGGTGGAGAAAAAAATCCTAGAGAACCAGACCGAGCAACTTCTGGTGGAGAACAAAGTCCTAGAGAACCAGACCGAGCAACTTCTGGTGGAGAACAAAGTCCTGCAAAATCAGACCAAGCAACTTCTGGTGGACAACAAAGTCCTAGAGAATCGGACTAAGCAACATCTGGTGGAGAAAAAAATCCTAGAGAACCAGACCGAGCAGCTTCTGATGGAGAACAAAGTCCTGCAAAATAAGACCAAGCAACTTCTGGTGGAGAACAAAGTCCTAGAGAATCGGACCAAGCAACATCTGGTGCAGAACAAAGTCCTAGAGAACCAGACCGAGCAACTTCTGGTGGAGAAAAAAATCCTAGAGAACCAGACCGAGCAGCTTCTGGTGGAGAACAAAGTCCTAGAGAATCGGACCAAGCAGCTTCTGATGGAGAACAAAGTCCCGCAGAATCAGACCAAGCAACATCTGGTGCAGAACAAAGTCCAAGAAAACCAGACCGAGCAACCTCTGGGGGAGAACAAAGTCCTAGAGAATCGGACCAAGCAACATCTGGTGCAGAACAAAGTCCTAGAGAACCAGACCGAGCAACTTCTGGTGGAGAAAACAATCCTAGAGAACCAGACCGAGCAGCTTCTGGTGGAGAACAAAGTCCTAGAGAATCGGACCAAGCAGCTTCTGATGGAGAACAAAGTCCTGCAGAATCAGACCAAGCAACATCTGGTGCAGAACAAAGTCCAAGAAAACCAGACCGAGCAACCTCTGGGGGAGAACAAAGTCCTAGAGAATCGGACCAAGCAGCTTCTGATGGAGAACAAAGTCCTGCAGAATCAGACCAAGCAACATCTGGTGCAGAACAAAGTCCTAGAGAACCAGACCGAGCAACTTCTGGTGGAGAAAAAAATCCTAGAGAACCAGACCGAGCAACCTCTGGTGGAGAACAAAGTTCTAGAGAATCGGACCGAGCAACTTCTGCTGGAGAACAAAGTCCTACAGAACCAGACTGAGCAACTTCTGGTGGAGAAGAGAAGCCTAAGTGAGCAGACTAAGCAGCTGATGGAAAAGACCAGAATCCTAGAGAATAAAACTGCAGAGAtgagaaaagaaagagacaaCCTCAACTGGACTCTGGAGGTCATCCTGACATTTGAGAACTTTCCAGTGAAAGACTTTTGTCCCCAAAGAA AGTGTAAGCCCTGTCTGGATGGTTGGATTATGTTGAAGAAAAGCTGCTACCTGTTTAACTATGAATCCTCTCCATGGAAGACTTGGGAACAAAGTCGACAGTATTGCAGAACCAAAGGTGCAGATCTGGTTGTTATTGACAGTCTGGAAGAACAG AAATTTGTAAGTAATCGCTCCAGTTACTACCTTGACAAGTGGCATGGATACTGGTTGGGGTTACGAGAAGTTAACAGTAACTGGACCTGGGTTGATGGACGCATTGATACTCTGAA GTACTGGATTAATGGGATTTATGGTACTCCAGGTCCATATGCTCTGCTGATCCCTCAGAAGAATTACAGTGAGAACTGGGACCCAGCAGAGAATAAGTTTGAGAACCGGTTTATCTGTGAGCGTGACGTCCTGATAAGATCAGATTAA
- the LOC124865551 gene encoding C-type lectin domain family 4 member F-like isoform X1 — protein sequence MMFCSVAALKASAAASVFQHLMMAMELTSRYISENSLWKTTKGADVDASPGEMYETLLVFQKEEKADMTTNPGEKPEERVSTATKVQAAVKSRITLVCLGKLFLLVVVVVLVVLLVNITMVMKKQEAIISDLAAKNKHLILGNRNLTNPTEQLLVENKVLQNQTEQLLVEKKILENQTEQLLVENKVLENRTKQLLVENKVLQNQTEQLLVEKKILENQTEQLLVENKVLENQTEQLLVENKVLQNQTKQLLVDNKVLENRTKQHLVEKKILENQTEQLLMENKVLQNKTKQLLVENKVLENRTKQHLVQNKVLENQTEQLLVEKKILENQTEQLLVENKVLENRTKQLLMENKVPQNQTKQHLVQNKVQENQTEQPLGENKVLENRTKQHLVQNKVLENQTEQLLVEKTILENQTEQLLVENKVLENRTKQLLMENKVLQNQTKQHLVQNKVQENQTEQPLGENKVLENRTKQLLMENKVLQNQTKQHLVQNKVLENQTEQLLVEKKILENQTEQPLVENKVLENRTEQLLLENKVLQNQTEQLLVEKRSLSEQTKQLMEKTRILENKTAEMRKERDNLNWTLEVILTFENFPVKDFCPQRKCKPCLDGWIMLKKSCYLFNYESSPWKTWEQSRQYCRTKGADLVVIDSLEEQKFVSNRSSYYLDKWHGYWLGLREVNSNWTWVDGRIDTLKYWINGIYGTPGPYALLIPQKNYSENWDPAENKFENRFICERDVLIRSD from the exons ATGATGTTTTGTTCAGTTGCTGCTTTAAAAGCATCTGCAGCAGCTTCTGTTTTCCAACATTTAATGATGGCTATGGAACTCACTTCACgttatatttctgaaaactcTCTCTGGAAAACCACAAAAG GGGCAGATGTGGACGCCTCTCCAGGAGAGATGTATGAAACCCTGCTGGTATTTCAAAAAG AGGAAAAAGCAGACATGACAACTAATCCTGGAGAAAAACCTGAAGAACGTGTCTCTACTGCAACAA AAGTTCAAGCAGCGGTGAAATCTCGCATCACTCTGGTGTGTTTGGGGAAACTTTTTCttctggtggtggtggtggtgctcGTTGTCCTCCTGGTCAATA TAACCATGGTGATGAAGAAACAGGAAGCAATCATCAGTGACCTCGCAGCCAAAAATAAGCATTTGATTCTGGGAAACAGAAACCTGACAAATCCGACCGAGCAACTTCTGGTGGAGAACAAAGTCCTACAGAACCAGACCGAGCAACTTCTGGTGGAGAAAAAAATCCTAGAGAACCAGACCGAGCAACTTCTGGTGGAGAACAAAGTCCTAGAGAATCGGACCAAGCAGCTTCTGGTGGAGAACAAAGTCCTACAGAACCAGACCGAGCAACTTCTGGTGGAGAAAAAAATCCTAGAGAACCAGACCGAGCAACTTCTGGTGGAGAACAAAGTCCTAGAGAACCAGACCGAGCAACTTCTGGTGGAGAACAAAGTCCTGCAAAATCAGACCAAGCAACTTCTGGTGGACAACAAAGTCCTAGAGAATCGGACTAAGCAACATCTGGTGGAGAAAAAAATCCTAGAGAACCAGACCGAGCAGCTTCTGATGGAGAACAAAGTCCTGCAAAATAAGACCAAGCAACTTCTGGTGGAGAACAAAGTCCTAGAGAATCGGACCAAGCAACATCTGGTGCAGAACAAAGTCCTAGAGAACCAGACCGAGCAACTTCTGGTGGAGAAAAAAATCCTAGAGAACCAGACCGAGCAGCTTCTGGTGGAGAACAAAGTCCTAGAGAATCGGACCAAGCAGCTTCTGATGGAGAACAAAGTCCCGCAGAATCAGACCAAGCAACATCTGGTGCAGAACAAAGTCCAAGAAAACCAGACCGAGCAACCTCTGGGGGAGAACAAAGTCCTAGAGAATCGGACCAAGCAACATCTGGTGCAGAACAAAGTCCTAGAGAACCAGACCGAGCAACTTCTGGTGGAGAAAACAATCCTAGAGAACCAGACCGAGCAGCTTCTGGTGGAGAACAAAGTCCTAGAGAATCGGACCAAGCAGCTTCTGATGGAGAACAAAGTCCTGCAGAATCAGACCAAGCAACATCTGGTGCAGAACAAAGTCCAAGAAAACCAGACCGAGCAACCTCTGGGGGAGAACAAAGTCCTAGAGAATCGGACCAAGCAGCTTCTGATGGAGAACAAAGTCCTGCAGAATCAGACCAAGCAACATCTGGTGCAGAACAAAGTCCTAGAGAACCAGACCGAGCAACTTCTGGTGGAGAAAAAAATCCTAGAGAACCAGACCGAGCAACCTCTGGTGGAGAACAAAGTTCTAGAGAATCGGACCGAGCAACTTCTGCTGGAGAACAAAGTCCTACAGAACCAGACTGAGCAACTTCTGGTGGAGAAGAGAAGCCTAAGTGAGCAGACTAAGCAGCTGATGGAAAAGACCAGAATCCTAGAGAATAAAACTGCAGAGAtgagaaaagaaagagacaaCCTCAACTGGACTCTGGAGGTCATCCTGACATTTGAGAACTTTCCAGTGAAAGACTTTTGTCCCCAAAGAA AGTGTAAGCCCTGTCTGGATGGTTGGATTATGTTGAAGAAAAGCTGCTACCTGTTTAACTATGAATCCTCTCCATGGAAGACTTGGGAACAAAGTCGACAGTATTGCAGAACCAAAGGTGCAGATCTGGTTGTTATTGACAGTCTGGAAGAACAG AAATTTGTAAGTAATCGCTCCAGTTACTACCTTGACAAGTGGCATGGATACTGGTTGGGGTTACGAGAAGTTAACAGTAACTGGACCTGGGTTGATGGACGCATTGATACTCTGAA GTACTGGATTAATGGGATTTATGGTACTCCAGGTCCATATGCTCTGCTGATCCCTCAGAAGAATTACAGTGAGAACTGGGACCCAGCAGAGAATAAGTTTGAGAACCGGTTTATCTGTGAGCGTGACGTCCTGATAAGATCAGATTAA